The Pseudomonas extremaustralis genome contains a region encoding:
- a CDS encoding RimK family alpha-L-glutamate ligase, with amino-acid sequence MSAVQSHWREVSEQSVAATITSKGYFAAPAKGASQVVIIVERKEDWASYFPSEDIVTAQEYLEQTRENETGKRVQVINLCRSYKYLGHGYYCSLLAEARGHKVIPSVRTISELTKKSLYGLALDDLDKVLDKALSHHLYSNTEGFTLTLYFGRTNIEPLQELARQLFEAFPCPILLVEFRKNNGWHIEGVKSGVLHKLRDDQEDQFAHALDNFSRKIWRQPRSRRLARYDLAILHDPHEQLPPSNAKALEHFIRVGKGLGIDVELIERKDYARLAEYDALLIRETTSVDNHTYRFAKKAESEGLVVMDDPASILRCTNKVYLTDLLNSHRLGMPATEILYKERPEDFERVGERLGFPLVLKIPDGCFSRGVIKVESQDALLKATAQLFEHSVLLLAQEFFYTEYDWRIGVLNRKPIFACQYFMSKGHWQIYNHKAIGQDINGECRTLAIHEAPKAVVDLAVKTANLIGDGLYGVDLKQSGDKVVVIEVNDNPNLDAGIEDAYLQDDLYALVLEEFVRRLELKRQGQVW; translated from the coding sequence ATGTCGGCGGTACAAAGTCATTGGCGTGAAGTATCCGAGCAAAGCGTCGCGGCGACAATAACTTCCAAAGGCTATTTTGCAGCGCCAGCCAAAGGGGCCAGCCAAGTAGTAATTATTGTCGAGCGCAAGGAAGACTGGGCTTCCTATTTCCCCAGCGAAGACATCGTCACCGCCCAGGAGTACCTGGAGCAGACGCGGGAAAACGAGACCGGTAAACGTGTACAGGTGATTAATCTGTGCCGCAGCTACAAGTACCTGGGCCACGGTTACTACTGTTCGCTACTGGCCGAAGCGCGCGGGCACAAGGTGATTCCGTCGGTGCGCACCATCAGTGAACTGACTAAAAAGTCACTGTATGGACTGGCGCTGGATGACCTGGATAAAGTCCTCGATAAAGCCTTGAGTCACCATCTTTACAGCAATACCGAGGGCTTTACCCTGACACTTTATTTTGGTCGGACCAATATAGAGCCGTTGCAGGAATTGGCCCGTCAATTATTTGAAGCTTTTCCATGTCCGATCTTGTTAGTTGAATTCAGAAAGAATAACGGCTGGCACATCGAGGGGGTCAAGTCCGGCGTCTTGCACAAGTTGCGCGACGATCAGGAAGATCAATTCGCCCACGCCCTGGACAACTTCAGCCGCAAGATCTGGCGCCAGCCACGCTCACGTCGCCTGGCCCGTTATGACCTGGCCATCCTTCACGATCCCCACGAGCAATTGCCGCCGTCCAACGCCAAGGCGTTGGAGCATTTCATCCGTGTGGGCAAGGGCTTGGGCATCGACGTGGAGTTGATCGAGCGCAAGGACTACGCACGCCTGGCCGAATACGACGCTTTGCTGATCCGCGAGACCACCAGCGTCGATAACCATACCTACCGTTTCGCCAAGAAAGCCGAAAGCGAAGGGCTGGTGGTGATGGACGACCCGGCGTCGATCCTGCGCTGCACCAATAAGGTCTACCTCACCGACCTGCTCAACAGCCATCGACTGGGCATGCCGGCCACCGAGATTCTGTACAAGGAGCGACCGGAAGATTTCGAACGGGTCGGCGAGCGCCTGGGCTTTCCCCTGGTGTTGAAAATCCCCGACGGCTGTTTTTCCCGCGGCGTGATCAAGGTCGAAAGCCAGGACGCCTTGCTCAAGGCCACTGCGCAGTTGTTCGAGCATTCGGTGCTGTTGCTGGCCCAGGAGTTTTTCTATACCGAGTACGACTGGCGCATTGGCGTGCTCAACCGCAAACCGATTTTTGCCTGCCAATACTTCATGTCCAAGGGCCATTGGCAGATCTACAACCACAAGGCCATCGGCCAGGACATCAATGGCGAATGCCGTACCCTGGCGATCCATGAAGCGCCCAAGGCGGTGGTGGATCTGGCGGTGAAGACCGCCAACCTGATCGGCGACGGCCTCTACGGGGTCGACCTCAAGCAATCCGGCGACAAGGTGGTGGTGATCGAAGTCAACGACAACCCCAACCTGGACGCGGGCATTGAAGATGCGTACTTGCAGGACGACCTGTACGCCCTGGTGCTGGAGGAATTCGTCCGCCGCCTGGAGTTGAAGCGCCAGGGCCAGGTCTGGTAG
- a CDS encoding tetratricopeptide repeat protein has protein sequence MPKLLINGVSIGVLVLSFFLSGAPVMAYPIFTCAYEKDHNPPLDAEAELWFQEARALEKVRGVKNWRKIVWLYEKAIAKDHWKAMHNLAGLYRTGWPGQPGVEQDTSKMLDLYERMVKLKVPLGYYNWAVIAENGVGVLRSDRMASSYMFQAAQLGSPLAQVRIGNYFAFQLPRDKQDERMAEPYFQCAGAQESQEAIIETAAFYEISKENKPKALFYYQRAASLGSTTGFRNLIGAFDSKSRTVYDFGYKPDEELHVFYSDLWERLRTDPNLRFPNLMNDHPLPAHPTQGFDAEHPDRRPEI, from the coding sequence ATGCCAAAGCTGTTGATTAACGGTGTCTCCATTGGTGTCCTTGTTCTTTCATTTTTTCTGAGTGGAGCCCCTGTCATGGCATATCCAATCTTTACTTGTGCTTATGAAAAAGATCACAACCCACCACTGGATGCCGAGGCCGAACTCTGGTTTCAAGAGGCTCGCGCTTTGGAGAAAGTACGTGGGGTTAAAAATTGGCGGAAAATTGTTTGGCTCTACGAAAAGGCTATCGCCAAAGATCACTGGAAAGCGATGCACAATCTAGCGGGGCTCTATCGCACGGGCTGGCCTGGGCAGCCAGGTGTTGAACAAGACACCAGCAAAATGCTCGACCTCTATGAACGCATGGTGAAACTCAAAGTCCCGTTGGGTTATTACAACTGGGCTGTCATTGCTGAAAATGGGGTAGGTGTACTGAGGTCAGATCGAATGGCCAGTTCTTATATGTTTCAGGCTGCGCAGTTAGGAAGTCCGCTGGCTCAGGTACGTATTGGGAATTATTTTGCATTCCAACTGCCTCGAGACAAACAGGACGAACGAATGGCGGAGCCTTATTTTCAATGTGCTGGTGCTCAAGAATCACAAGAGGCAATTATAGAAACAGCCGCATTTTATGAGATATCTAAAGAGAATAAACCTAAAGCACTATTTTACTATCAGCGTGCCGCGTCACTAGGTAGTACTACGGGTTTCCGAAATCTAATAGGTGCTTTCGATTCTAAATCTCGAACAGTATATGATTTCGGATATAAGCCAGACGAAGAGCTTCACGTGTTTTATTCCGACTTATGGGAACGACTCAGAACCGATCCTAATCTACGCTTCCCCAATTTAATGAACGACCACCCCCTTCCCGCCCACCCTACACAAGGCTTCGACGCCGAACATCCAGACCGTAGACCAGAGATATAA